The Sphingomonas carotinifaciens genomic sequence ACCGCCCATCGACCACCGCCCCGTCCGGCATCCGCGCCGTTATCGGCGCCCCAACCGGATGCGCACGGGCGAGCCATCGATCGACCACCGGCTCCAATCCCTTGTTTCGCCAGATGCTCACCCATTGCCCGACCGCTTCGGCCAGGCGATCGAGAAAGGCTTCCGGCGTCACCGACACGCCGTGCATCGCCAGGCTCGTCGTCGCTCGATCCGGCAAGTCGGGATGATGCGCCAGATTGACGCCGATGCCGATGACCAGCGCATCCTCTGCGCGCTCCAGCAAGATGCCCGACAGCTTCGCGCCCGACAGCAGCAGGTCGTTGGGCCATTTCAGGCACAGCATCTCTGCGTCGCGCGCACTCAACAGGTCGCGTACCACCTGTTCCAGCGCGACGGCCGCGGCAAAGGCCAGCCCCGACGCGCCGGGGTCGCCCGGACGCAGCCGGACGAGGGTGCTGGCATAGAAATTACCCGGCGGGGATATCCAGGCCCGCCCCTGCCGCCCCCGCCCCGCGGTCTGCCGGTCGGCCCGAACCCAGCTCCCCTCCTCGACCCCGGCCTTGGCCAGCGCGAGGAGGTCGGCATTGGTGGAGCCCGTTTCCGCGACGTGAACGATACGGGTCAGCGTGGCATCCCGATCAGAACAGCGCCTGCGCTGCCGCCATCGTCCAGACGCCCAGCGCCGGGATCAGGAAGTATCCCAGCGGCGACACGAAGATCGCGGTCAGCGCGATCAGGCCGCCCTCCACCGGATTGGCGACCGGCGCGAATGCGGGCGCAGGCTCGTCGAAATACATCGTCTTGACGACACGCAGATAATAATAGGCACCGATCACCGAGGCGGCGATACCGATCACCGCCAGTGGGAACAGCCCGGCATGAACCGCCGCCTGGAACACCGCGAACTTGGCATAGAAGCCGAACAGCGGCGGAATACCAGCCAGCGAGAACATGAAGATCGCCAGTGCCGCGGCAAGGCCGGGCCGCGTGCGCGACATGCCCGACAGGCTGGCGATGCTTTCCACCGACTGTCCATCGGCGCCGCGCATCTGCAACACCACCAGAAAGCTGCCGAGCGTCATGACCACATAGATGGTCATGTAGGTCAGGACCGAGGCGACACCCTCGGCGGTCCCGGCCGCCAGACCGATCAGCGCGAAGCCGACATTGTTGATCGACGAATAGGCGAGCAGCCGCTTGATGTTCGTCTGCCCGATGGCGGCGACCGCACCCAGCACGATCGATGCAAGCGCTGCAAAGATCACGATCTGACGCCACTGATCCGTCGCCGGGCCCATCGCCTCCACCGCGACACGCACGCTCAGCGCCACGGCGGCAACCTTGGGTGCGGAGGCGAAGAAGGCCGTGACCGG encodes the following:
- a CDS encoding biotin--[acetyl-CoA-carboxylase] ligase — protein: MTRIVHVAETGSTNADLLALAKAGVEEGSWVRADRQTAGRGRQGRAWISPPGNFYASTLVRLRPGDPGASGLAFAAAVALEQVVRDLLSARDAEMLCLKWPNDLLLSGAKLSGILLERAEDALVIGIGVNLAHHPDLPDRATTSLAMHGVSVTPEAFLDRLAEAVGQWVSIWRNKGLEPVVDRWLARAHPVGAPITARMPDGAVVDGRFDGLARDGALRLRLADGAVRVMHAADIFLI
- the nuoN gene encoding NADH-quinone oxidoreductase subunit NuoN; amino-acid sequence: MDTSMNLAMVLPELVLSLGAIALMLVSAWGGNGSTRAVSIAAIFVLAGALVALTGPASSGGAAFGGLFLADAFSSFAKVLIYIATAVAIIMAPGFFQRTSGEDLRPEYPVLMLLSAAGMGMMVSAGDMLTLYVGLELQSLSAYVLASFMRRDTRSAEAGLKYFVLGALASGILLYGISLVYGFTGTTMFDGIANAYAADHLLAGEARSLGLMFGLVFVFAGLAFKIAAVPFHMWSPDVYEGAPTPVTAFFASAPKVAAVALSVRVAVEAMGPATDQWRQIVIFAALASIVLGAVAAIGQTNIKRLLAYSSINNVGFALIGLAAGTAEGVASVLTYMTIYVVMTLGSFLVVLQMRGADGQSVESIASLSGMSRTRPGLAAALAIFMFSLAGIPPLFGFYAKFAVFQAAVHAGLFPLAVIGIAASVIGAYYYLRVVKTMYFDEPAPAFAPVANPVEGGLIALTAIFVSPLGYFLIPALGVWTMAAAQALF